GAAGAGTGTACCTGGCTGGAATGAAGGGGATATAGAGAAATGTCACAGGACATCAAGTTAAAGAAATAAGTAGGAGATAGATTATAGGGTACCTTAAGTAATGCAATAAAGAGTTGGGATTTTTATCAATATCAATTATTTTGGAATCATTTTTAAAgccaaaaattcctttttaaaataagaaaccttATGAGATGTCAAGatgcaaaacaaatgaaaagtaggTGGTTTCTCCAACTGAAGCTattcccccttcctgcccctcagCTTCTGAGGAGAAAAGGTAGAAAACTGCAAAAACAAAGTTTAAACCAAGAAAAGTTTGAAAAGGCAAGAGCGCTGATGTGTGTTTGGGCAAGGCCGTGACAGAGCTAGTGGCAGAGGGACCCATCGTGGGCCGCAGAGAGCGCGGACACAGGGTTGCCATTGGGAGGGGAACGCACAGATGTTGGGGAAAGGAGGAGAATCAGAACAGAGCCAGGAAAAGTTCAAAGATTAGCTCATGGGCAACTGCAGAATGTGACTTTACAATCACAAAAACGGTAAAGGTGAAGGAGAAGGCTGCTGGCTTTGACGAAAGGCAATGGTGTACTTTTACATGTGTTTTTGTCAGATAGATGTTTCCTCTACACTGTGCTAGGGCCAGAGAATGGAAGTGAACCAACCCCTTTCTCTTCTaccagtttgctttcctttttcaaagaaatgaagcaaaaatgcATGGCATGAGTCAGAAAACTGTGCTTCTTggcatatttctaaaaaatttcaaGTGCTTAAGGTTTCTTTCACCTGAAAGTTTAACATGAAAAATATGCAGAATCCTCCATGATCCccttctaaaaaggaaaaaagaaaggccatttccatttttgtaaacTTTCTGTTCTTCCGCTGGACAACTAgtacattcatttttctctttaaaagctAGTTGTTtccagtggcattaaatacaatttatttttaggataatTACTGTGaaatccaagattttttttttcttgcgctttaaaaactaaatgataAAAGTGAAACGTGAGGGATATAGACATCCAATCAAATCCAGTAATTCTGATGCATGTTATTCTGAGAATCAGTAACAGGTCTTGGCAAGCTGCGTGTGAAGAGTACAggctcctcttcctctgtttctgaAACTGGTGATGCAAGCGCTCCCACCCTTTTCTGAGAACACAGGACGCCTGACTCAGGCAGGCAGCAGCGGTGGCTCTTAAAACCGTGCATCCCTGCTGGGGTAAGCACCGCCTGCAAACATGAAGCCTGTCAGCTGGTGCTGGCTGAGCTCGGCTGTCCTTGCCGCTTTCAGCTTGTTGGTTGCAGGAAACAATGAAACggaggaaattaaagatgaaaggATCAGGGATTCCTGCCCAGTGAGACTAGAAAGCAGCGGGAAATGCGAGGAGGGCGGCGAATGCCCCTACCAGGTGAGCCTGCCCCCTTTGACGATTCAGCTCCCCAGGCAGTTCAGTAGGATCGAGGAGGTGTTCAAGGAAGTCCAGAACCTCAAGGAAATGGTAAATACCCTGAAGAAATCGTGCCAGGACTGCAAACTGCAGGCTGACGACAGCCGGGCCCCCGGCAGAAATGGACTGCTGTCACCTAGCCCAGGATCCCTGGGAGAAGCTGATGACAACAGAGTACAAGAATTAGAGAGTGAGGTGAACAAGCTGTCCTCTGATCTCAAGAATGCAAAGGAGGAGATCGACCTGCTTCAGGGTCGCCTGGAGAAGCTCAATCTTGTAAATATGAACAATATAGAAAGTTATGTTGATAGCAAAGTGGCAAATCTAACTTCGGTAGTCAACAGTTTGGACGGCAAGTGTTCATCCAAGTGTCCCATTCAAGAAGAAATACAGTCACGTCCAGGTAGGTACAATGTCTTCTTATCACTTGTTCATGAATATTATATAGCTACACAGTATCTGTAAACATTAACCTGAGCAAATAAGTTGAATACATGACAGATGAAATAAAGTGAGCCTTTTATTCATCAAGCTAGTACAGGAAAAACTAATATCTTTGCAAATGTGACCACAGAAACAATCTAAGACTAAATTACAAAAATCATAATTAGTTCTGTATCCTGTGAAAGCACTTCCAATTTCAAGGAGCTTATTTCCTAATGCCAGAGCTACACacaaactgaagaaaagagacattatttcttaatgtttcaGTGCATTTAACTTCTCTCTTCACTGACATGTTTGAAAACAATGGAGATAGTGCAATATTTCCAGTTATGCTTTGTTCGTTGGAAATCAGTTTCCTGTGGTTCGCTGACTACTCCTTTTCATGTGGCCACAAGGaatctttgaaagattttacacTATCTGCAGTTCATAATCCCAAATATCTAGTGAAAATAGATAGAATAAAAGCAGCTATATGGCTTCATGTGTGTGCAGAACTTTTTGCTTCAAATGGCCCCAAAACATTTTAAGGGGAGAGTTTTGGCATGCCAGAAGACCACAGACTTaactactacttcttttttttttttaagattttctttatttatttgacagagatcacaagtaggcagagaggcagtcagagagagaggaagggaagcaggccccctgctgagcagagagcccaatgcgggactcgatcccaggaccctgagatcatgacctgagccgaaggcagcagcttaacccactgagccacccaggcacccttaactACTACTTCTTACCTGCTTTACTACTACTATGCCCACAAACTTCTAGCTGTAGCACTGGTTCCTCTAAATTCTAGCTTTCTACCTGAGTTCCTGGGACCTGTTGCTGATGGTCTTGCTACACTTTGGAAAGGCATTCCTGCATTGAAACCTCCACTTACCATGAGTGTTAAGTTGAAGGGATATGGTGCCTGGGCACAGAGATCACATTCATTTGGAACAAGCACCTCATGTGTGCTCCAGCCCTAGGGAATCTGCCAGGGATCTGAAGGTAGACAGGGCTTTCAAGGACCACTGTTGCTAATACTTCTGGGAGCCTGTATCTGAATGTATCCTGCACTGCAAGGCAGAGGCTCACGTCTTAGTGCCATGTCTGGGCACACATTAGATTCCATGCTGCATGGCTACTTGTAATAACAGGTACAAGATTCAACCATCTATTTCTGTACTAAAAGTTTGGGGGAAGTATTGGAATATTTTGAGTTCTAAACACACGAGTAGATTTTTTTTGTGCCTCTGAGTAGTTCATATTAAATTTGCCTTATCTGGCCTAGAtctttctaagaaatatttgagaGTAAATATCTGTATTTGATTCCTACAGATCCATGGTAACCATTTATTATACTTTCCCTGGCCATAACCACCTATTGTTTCTTTCTAGAAACCAAACATATGAAACACTGGCTAAACACTTCCCAAGTAATAAATTTAGGTTAAGAATACTGGTatattattcaaaaaaatttttttttacttgatctTCTTTATTTAGTTGTCAAGTGAGTAAAACAAATGGGAATTTATGATCCATTCTGTATGTTAGAATTTTAACACATCATTTGGAACATATGTCCTCTAAAACTTTATGATAGAGGAGGGTATTGGCCTCTTGAggtgaaaggaaacagaaagaaatttgtgctttttctctatATGTGGAATGCAGTTCAGGGGAGTTGGAAGCATCTGACCTTTAGGACTAAGGAATGCAGTAATTACAAGAACAAGGCTCACAGCCAGCCAGATCTCAGGATGCGTCCTGGTTCTGCCTCTTAATGCTTCTGTGAACTTGGGCGAGTCACTGACTCTCTTTGAGCCTAAATGTCCTCACCGACAGATTGGAAATAATACCTACATCATAAGGTCAATGTGCAGAGTAAATGTGAAAATGTTAAGTCTTTGGCAGAATGCCTAGAACACATACATAGCACTCACTAAATATTAGCTACATTACTAAAACTATTTTATTGATGAGGATCTTGTTGTACATTGTGAACATTAGCACTACGATTACCAGCCAAGAGTCATGCTGGAGAGCCTTGACTGGTTTTATAACACCAAGTTCTTCTTCTGAGGCcttaaataaacatttgctaaacAGGTTCAAGTAAGTTTTGCAGAGCAAGGTTGCATTAACACCTTCGATTGAATTATCAAActgcttttgtaaatataaagaatttttaagatgcaTAGTTTTTATTAACAGAGTCCAatgcctttctcttcttcccccttcAGTTCAACACCTAATATATAAAGATTGCTCTGACTACCACACAATAGGCAAGAGAAGCAGTGAGATCTACAGAGTTACACCGGATCCCAAAAACAGTAGCTTTGAAGTTTTCTGTGACATGGAGACCATGGGGGGAGGCTGGACTGTGCTGCAGGCCCGTCTCGACGGAAGCACCAACTTCACCAGAATGTGGCGAGACTACAAAGTAGGTTTTGGCAATCTCCGAAGAGAATTTTGGCTGGGGAATGATAAAATTCATCTTTTGACCAAGAGTAAGGATATGATTCTAAGAATAGATCTCGAAGACTTTAATGGCGTCAAGCTCTATGCCTTATATGATCAGTTTTACGTGGCCAATGAGTTTCTCAGATACCGTTTACACGTTGGTAACTATAATGGCACAGCTGGAGATGCCTTACATTTCAGTAAACATTACAACCATGATATGAAGTTCTTCACTACCCCAGATAGGGACAATGATCGATATCCCTCGGGGAACTGTGGGCTCTATTACAGTTCAGGCTGGTGGTTTGATGCATGTCTTTCTGCAAACTTAAATGGCAAATATTATCACCAAAAATACAGAGGTGTCCGCAATGggattttctggggcacctggcctgGGATAAGTGAGGCACAGCCTGGTGGTTACAAGTCCTCCTTCAAAGAGGCCAAAATGATGATTAGACCCAAGCACTTTAAACCATAAATCACTAATGCTCATTTCTCTCAGTATTCATTACCTAATAGGGCAATTAattctttcagcactttggaaTGTATTTCATACTCCTTTTCTATGACTAAAAATTTATCTCTTTAAGCAGTGGGTTCTTATGCTACACAGCATTTGAAATAAAGCTAaagaaacatacattttaaaggaGTTCTTTGTTGCTGTTACACTGTTATCCACATGAATACTTGCAAAAGCAAGTGGGATTATTGAGAATTACACAAGTagatttatgatttttcttaatttctatagTTGAAAAGCTTTCTATTTACTTGTATTACTCACTATAATTATGAAATCATTGTTTATTTAGCAGGCTGAATTCTTAGACAAGTaatctgaatttttattatgaCTTAGAGGCATTTAAAGGTTGATCACTCTTTTTAGGCTGTCCTCAGTTATTGGGtatttctttgtctctgaatACCCTAATCCATATTCTGAGATAAACTTTCTCAATTTGCAACATTTactttggtatatatatatatatatatatatatatatatatatatatatatatgtaaaacctGCCCAGGTATTATttgtgaaatgtaaaatatttgtcatttaaaatattttaaaagtgttagCATGATGTCACTACTAAAAGCATTCAGAAAATTCAACCATAAAGACCCTGTTTTAAAGGTAATTAATTCACAGTTAATAACGCTTTAGGTGTTGCATGGTGAAAACTACTTTAATATAAAAGTTAGCTTCCTTTGCTCTGTATGCACAACGGTTTTTAATTTAAGATTGTTCACTACTGTGTATGACTACTGGTAGGCTTTCTTTGGAAGGATAGGTATGGGTGGGGAATAAGGCATGTATTTATAGACTAGAATATTCTGAAGGCCAAAGCATTCATATCCAAAGCAATAGTGATTCGCTTCATTAAAGCTAAGTTTTATGGgacatataaattttgaaatacagaGTACTtcaaatattatgtattttaatccTAACTCTGGtgtattgcttattttttttagaaatttaaatacaagtgtttattttttaaccaaactAAAATATCTAAAACTTTTATAATTCACCAATTCTGGAGTGTAGGTATCACTACAAAAGTAGTGTGTTAAATTTCATCACCGTAAAAAGAGATCATTTCAGAGAGAACAGTAGAATTCTGTTGAACATTGAAAAAATTCTCtagaataaaatttgaataaaataatgtatatgagtcatagaaatatatttaatctttaattaCTAGTTTGTTTCTACTGCCATAaccaagttttcaaaataaacGCACAAAGATGCAACTTTACTCCTTTGAAAATGATTAAGGAGGATAGTTGCTTTAGGTAACAAATTAACTTTTTCAAATATTGCCTTTTACAGAAAATTCTAACCAAAGAGAAGCatgatattctttttaaaaaatatatgtatgagaTACAAAGTTTTCAGGTATAGATGATAAAAATTAGGTTATTATGAAcactattaaaatgttaaagcaaGATAAATGCAGATAGAATTATGAGACCAAAGTGTAAAACATCATTGTAGATTTCAAAGACTTCATATCTACTCAATAGTTTAATAAATGTAACTGATTtactcttcatttctctctcttttaaaagaagattacacagatttttatattatataatgtatttatttcagataagaagattttcatttattatatgtaattattaatatgtgTAGGTTTAAGTAAATTTATGTGATCAAAAACTGACTCATGAGGCCAGATCTTATCTTCTAAAACTTCTATTTctcacaatgaaaaaaagaaa
Above is a genomic segment from Mustela nigripes isolate SB6536 chromosome 4, MUSNIG.SB6536, whole genome shotgun sequence containing:
- the FGL2 gene encoding fibroleukin, with the protein product MKPVSWCWLSSAVLAAFSLLVAGNNETEEIKDERIRDSCPVRLESSGKCEEGGECPYQVSLPPLTIQLPRQFSRIEEVFKEVQNLKEMVNTLKKSCQDCKLQADDSRAPGRNGLLSPSPGSLGEADDNRVQELESEVNKLSSDLKNAKEEIDLLQGRLEKLNLVNMNNIESYVDSKVANLTSVVNSLDGKCSSKCPIQEEIQSRPVQHLIYKDCSDYHTIGKRSSEIYRVTPDPKNSSFEVFCDMETMGGGWTVLQARLDGSTNFTRMWRDYKVGFGNLRREFWLGNDKIHLLTKSKDMILRIDLEDFNGVKLYALYDQFYVANEFLRYRLHVGNYNGTAGDALHFSKHYNHDMKFFTTPDRDNDRYPSGNCGLYYSSGWWFDACLSANLNGKYYHQKYRGVRNGIFWGTWPGISEAQPGGYKSSFKEAKMMIRPKHFKP